A single region of the Vicia villosa cultivar HV-30 ecotype Madison, WI linkage group LG4, Vvil1.0, whole genome shotgun sequence genome encodes:
- the LOC131599890 gene encoding aspartic proteinase A1-like, whose translation MGNKMNVGLLCLCVWTFLFCFVSCEANEGLRRIGLKKVKLGPKNLLVLKGGEGSLSKNILEGAEEFDVVTLKNYLDAQYYGEISIGTPPQKFTVIFDTGSSNTWVPSVKCYFSLACLFHAKYKSSQSSTYKPNGTSAAIQYGTGAISGFFSYDNIKVGDIVVKNQEFIETTREPGITFVAAKFDGLLGLGFQEISVGNSVPIWYNMVGQGLVKDPVFSFWLNRNPKEEEGGEIVFGGVDPAHFKGKHTYVPVTRKGYWQFDMGDVLIDGKPTGSCAKDCSAIADSGTSLLAGPTTVVTMINQAIGASGVYSQQCRNVVDQYGQTILQLLLAETQPKKICSQIGLCTFDGTHGVSMGIQSVVPQTDRISSGGQQDATCSVCEMAIVWMQSQLKQNQTEEQIINYANSLCDKMPNPMGQSSVDCAKIPSMPNVSFTIGGKTFDLAPQEYILKVGEGLQAQCISGFTALDVPPPRGPLWILGDIFMGRYHTVFDYGKLRVGFAEAA comes from the exons ATGGGAAACAAGATGAATGTGGGGTTGTTGTGTTTATGTGTGTGGACcttcttgttttgttttgtttcttgTGAGGCAAATGAAGGGTTGCGTAGGATTGGTTTGAAAAAGGTGAAATTGGGACCCAAGAATTTGTTGGTGTTGAAAGGTGGTGAAGGTTCATTGTCTAAAAATATTCTTGAAGGAGCTGAGGAATTCGATGTTGTTACATTGAAGAATTATTTGGATGCTCAGTACTATGGGGAGATTTCCATTGGTACTCCTCCTCAGAAGTTTACTGTGATTTTTGATACTGGTAGCTCTAATACTTGGGTTCCTTCGGTTAAATGTTATTTCTCG CTTGCATGTTTATTCCATGCTAAGTACAAGTCTAGCCAATCAAGTACTTACAAGCCAAATG GGACTTCTGCTGCAATTCAATATGGTACTGGAGCAATTTCTGGCTTCTTTAGCTATGATAATATAAAAGTTGGTGATATAGTTGTAAAAAACCAG GAATTTATTGAAACAACCAGAGAACCTGGTATTACATTTGTGGCGGCTAAGTTTGATGGTTTGCTTGGACTTGGATTTCAAGAGATATCAGTTGGAAATTCTGTCCCAATATG GTACAACATGGTTGGACAAGGTCTTGTTAAGGATCCTGTATTTTCATTTTGGCTCAATCGTAACCCCAAAGAAGAGGAAGGAGGTGAGATTGTTTTTGGTGGTGTTGATCCTGCTCACTTCAAGGGCAAACATACTTACGTGCCTGTGACACGAAAAGGATATTGGCAG TTTGACATGGGAGATGTGCTTATTGATGGAAAACCCACAG GATCTTGTGCTAAAGACTGTTCGGCAATTGCAGACTCAGGGACGTCTTTGTTGGCAGGTCCAACG ACTGTAGTTACTATGATAAATCAAGCTATTGGAGCATCTGGAGTTTACAGTCAACAATGCAGGAACGTTGTTGATCAATATGGACAAACAATTTTGCAATTGCTCTTGGCTGAA ACACAGCCAAAGAAGATATGCTCCCAAATTGGGTTGTGCACATTTGATGGGACTCATGGTGTTAG TATGGGTATCCAGAGTGTGGTGCCACAGACTGATAGAATATCATCTGGTGGTCAACAAGATGCTACATGCTCTGTATGCGAAATGGCCATCGTTTGGATGCAAAGCCAGCTGAAGCAGAATCAAACAGAAGAGCAGATAATAAACTACGCCAACTCg CTTTGTGATAAAATGCCTAACCCTATGGGACAATCATCTGTTGATTGTGCAAAGATCCCTTCCATGCCTAATGTTTCCTTCACCATTGGTGGAAAAACGTTTGACCTTGCCCCACAAGAG TACATACTGAAGGTGGGTGAAGGTCTTCAAGCCCAATGCATTAGTGGCTTTACTGCTTTGGATGTTCCTCCTCCACGTGGCCCACTCTG GATCCTCGGAGATATCTTCATGGGGCGCTATCATACCGTCTTTGATTATGGTAAACTCAGGGTTGGATTTGCCGAAGCAGCATAA